The following proteins are co-located in the Micromonospora coriariae genome:
- a CDS encoding GNAT family N-acetyltransferase yields MRHVVEAHGIRLRPFRADDAADVVAACADPVSQRFVPSLPAPYTETDARWWIDSGAPATWTGGGAAYAVADPATDRLLGGIGLNNPAPDRGQVEIGYWVRPEARGRGVATAATRALSEHAFATGTIRLELLTDPENGPSQRVALAAGFRYEGVRRSAGPSRGDGRHDLLAWVRLAGDPPGPTARLLPDLPGGMLTDEVVALRRLAPNDAELMYRLHSRPEVVANQAPPVPPERAAIERRCRLAESGWLTGDIARLLITDRDTGEPAGSCGLSYTDVASGEASLGYALLPDWRGRGYATRAVRLLAGWAFGPAGIARLTAGTVPENTASHRVLERVGFHREGLQRARLPGLAGTRLDDLTFALLPADLR; encoded by the coding sequence ATGAGGCACGTCGTCGAGGCGCACGGGATCCGCCTGCGCCCGTTCCGCGCCGACGACGCCGCCGACGTGGTCGCCGCCTGCGCGGACCCGGTGAGCCAGCGGTTCGTGCCGAGCCTGCCGGCGCCGTACACCGAAACCGACGCCCGGTGGTGGATCGACTCCGGTGCCCCGGCGACCTGGACCGGGGGCGGTGCGGCGTACGCGGTCGCGGACCCGGCCACCGACCGGCTGCTCGGCGGGATCGGGCTGAACAACCCGGCGCCCGACCGGGGCCAGGTCGAGATCGGCTACTGGGTGCGGCCGGAGGCGCGCGGGCGGGGGGTTGCCACAGCCGCCACCCGCGCGCTGAGCGAGCACGCGTTCGCCACCGGGACGATCCGGCTGGAGTTGCTCACCGACCCGGAGAACGGGCCCAGCCAACGGGTCGCGCTGGCCGCCGGTTTCCGGTACGAGGGGGTACGCCGGTCGGCCGGCCCGAGCCGGGGCGACGGCCGGCACGACCTGCTGGCCTGGGTACGCCTGGCCGGCGACCCGCCCGGGCCGACCGCCCGGCTGCTGCCCGACCTGCCCGGCGGGATGCTCACCGATGAGGTGGTGGCACTGCGCCGGCTCGCCCCAAACGACGCCGAGCTGATGTACCGGCTGCACAGCCGACCCGAGGTGGTGGCGAACCAGGCGCCACCTGTGCCGCCGGAACGGGCCGCGATCGAGCGCCGCTGCCGGCTCGCGGAGAGCGGGTGGCTGACCGGCGACATCGCCCGACTGCTGATCACCGACCGGGACACCGGCGAGCCGGCGGGCAGTTGCGGGTTGTCGTACACGGACGTGGCCAGCGGGGAGGCGTCGCTGGGCTACGCGTTGCTGCCCGACTGGCGGGGCCGGGGGTACGCGACACGGGCCGTCCGGCTGCTCGCCGGGTGGGCGTTCGGGCCGGCCGGTATCGCTCGGCTGACCGCCGGCACCGTGCCGGAGAACACCGCCTCCCACCGGGTGCTGGAGCGGGTCGGCTTCCACCGCGAGGGCTTGCAGCGTGCCCGGCTCCCCGGCCTGGCCGGCACCCGCCTCGACGACCTGACCTTCGCCCTGCTACCCGCCGACCTCCGCTGA
- the hpf gene encoding ribosome hibernation-promoting factor, HPF/YfiA family translates to MDIVVKGRNVEVPDHYRVHVAEKLAKIERYDHKLIRVDVELFHERNPRQADHCQRVEITCVSRGPVIRAEACTNDFYSALDAAIAKLDTRLRRAADRRRVHRGRHAPISVAAATAGLPVEDLVAAPLSAPGDGARSGTALVERVEDEHDGQPWHIAREKVHPAEPMTIDDALFEMELVGHDFYLFQDKESGRPSVVYRRHAYDYGIISLATDRP, encoded by the coding sequence GTGGACATCGTGGTCAAGGGCCGAAACGTCGAAGTGCCGGACCATTACCGGGTGCACGTAGCCGAGAAACTCGCAAAGATCGAACGCTACGACCACAAACTCATTCGTGTCGATGTCGAGCTGTTTCACGAGCGCAATCCGCGCCAGGCCGACCACTGCCAGCGGGTGGAGATCACCTGCGTTTCCCGGGGCCCGGTGATCCGGGCCGAGGCGTGCACGAACGACTTCTACAGCGCACTCGACGCGGCGATCGCGAAGCTGGACACCCGGCTGCGCCGTGCGGCCGACCGCCGCCGCGTACACCGGGGTCGGCACGCGCCGATCTCCGTCGCCGCCGCCACCGCCGGCCTGCCGGTCGAGGACCTGGTGGCCGCCCCGCTGAGCGCGCCGGGTGACGGTGCCCGCTCTGGCACGGCCCTCGTGGAGCGGGTCGAGGACGAGCACGACGGGCAGCCGTGGCACATCGCCCGGGAGAAGGTGCACCCGGCGGAACCGATGACCATCGACGACGCGCTCTTCGAGATGGAACTGGTCGGCCACGACTTCTACCTGTTCCAGGACAAGGAGTCCGGGCGACCCAGCGTCGTCTACCGCCGCCACGCCTACGACTACGGCATCATCTCCCTCGCCACCGACCGGCCCTGA
- a CDS encoding ComF family protein, with translation MRGLWADLGDLVLPTDCAGCRERRPGLRHGICPTCVTTLGALRPRSVRPTPAPAGLPPCVALGPYAGPLREALLAYKDHGRHGLARPLGALLAEVVAAAVGGARPLALVAVPDTAAAARARYGDHLDRLARHCAARLSRAGWPVRVHRPLRALPRPDSVTLDSAGRAAAAEAAFQPRSGARRGGGTSGVAPVVVLLDDIVTTGVTLAASARVLAATGQAPGVAAVLAATEKKRPS, from the coding sequence GTGCGCGGGCTCTGGGCCGACCTCGGCGACCTGGTCCTGCCCACCGACTGCGCGGGCTGCCGGGAGCGTCGGCCCGGTCTGCGGCACGGAATCTGCCCGACCTGCGTGACGACGCTCGGCGCGCTGCGTCCCCGTTCCGTCCGTCCCACCCCCGCTCCAGCGGGCCTGCCGCCCTGCGTCGCCCTCGGCCCGTACGCCGGCCCGCTGCGCGAGGCGCTGCTGGCGTACAAGGACCACGGCCGGCACGGGCTGGCCCGCCCGCTTGGCGCGCTGCTCGCCGAGGTCGTCGCGGCGGCGGTCGGCGGGGCCCGTCCGCTGGCGTTGGTGGCGGTGCCGGACACCGCGGCGGCGGCCCGGGCCCGCTACGGCGACCACCTGGACCGGCTGGCCCGGCACTGCGCGGCGCGACTGAGCCGTGCCGGCTGGCCGGTCCGGGTGCACCGGCCGCTGCGGGCGCTGCCCCGGCCCGATTCGGTGACGCTGGACAGCGCCGGCCGGGCGGCGGCTGCCGAGGCGGCCTTCCAACCCCGGTCCGGTGCTCGGCGCGGGGGTGGCACCTCGGGTGTGGCGCCCGTCGTCGTGTTGCTGGACGACATCGTCACCACCGGGGTGACCCTGGCCGCGTCGGCCCGCGTGCTGGCCGCGACCGGGCAGGCGCCGGGCGTCGCCGCTGTGCTCGCGGCAACCGAGAAGAAACGACCTTCGTAA
- a CDS encoding LpqB family beta-propeller domain-containing protein, whose amino-acid sequence MRRQVLVGALGAALLLGGGCGIPASSDVRVDGKGGTATEAGSINGQRSEPPTRTASGSDIDAFVRNFLAAAAGEPDRAYERVKLFVAPEHQTKLQEKKGSEVALNVVRLGETVFTGNSDSTTTVKIKVQQLGLLRANGTLAPPVATETGYEFRVRSAVFGGDDERAGLYVLDPPNVLLLSDNALQRYYQDESIYFWSSDGSRLVPDQRYLPMAVPDERRVNEVVKWLVGGPSDWLRPGVVGLPDRTELVNNATGANNRWEVNLDMSGDDQTQIDRLITQLAWSLGDLRGELELKVRNNSQPVQDLQARRDSEPLYPIREDPQRFGVYEGAIRPLDFAGEPSGDVPLSAEVNRNIVSAGLARAEGRILAAMVVAAGRDRQRLAVGTGPGLKRSGDDYASISRPVWLRTVDARPGRGLVVADGRLYRFDEDAGMYQVPLNLPTPEVTAVAASLDGQRVALIAGGRLYVAAVNLDGGGVSIGPPRALVTSLTGLSAVDWNGEDSLVAAGSAGQPAIYGISVDGALETPLKTDVGAKVNHLTAPPEVLSPSGGYMYEANGVAYRSSPFERIEAARVRDVAPPPAGLRPSNPSAPFFLY is encoded by the coding sequence GTGAGGCGGCAGGTCCTGGTCGGGGCACTCGGCGCGGCGCTGCTGCTGGGTGGGGGGTGCGGCATCCCGGCGTCGTCCGACGTGCGGGTGGACGGCAAGGGCGGGACCGCGACGGAGGCCGGCTCGATCAACGGCCAGCGCAGTGAGCCGCCGACGCGCACGGCCAGCGGCAGCGACATCGACGCGTTCGTGCGCAACTTCCTGGCCGCCGCCGCCGGTGAGCCGGACCGGGCCTACGAGCGGGTCAAGCTGTTCGTGGCTCCGGAGCACCAGACCAAACTGCAGGAGAAGAAGGGCAGCGAGGTCGCGCTGAACGTGGTCCGACTGGGTGAGACCGTCTTCACCGGCAACAGCGACTCGACCACCACCGTGAAGATCAAGGTGCAGCAGCTCGGCCTGCTGCGGGCCAACGGCACACTGGCCCCGCCGGTGGCGACCGAGACGGGGTACGAGTTCCGGGTGCGCAGCGCGGTGTTCGGCGGTGACGACGAGCGGGCCGGCCTGTACGTCCTCGACCCGCCGAACGTGCTGCTGCTCAGCGACAACGCCCTTCAGCGGTACTACCAGGACGAGTCGATCTACTTCTGGAGTTCCGACGGCAGCCGTCTGGTGCCCGATCAGCGCTATCTGCCGATGGCCGTACCGGACGAACGCCGGGTCAACGAGGTGGTGAAGTGGCTGGTCGGTGGCCCGTCCGACTGGCTGCGCCCCGGTGTCGTCGGGCTGCCCGACCGCACCGAGCTGGTCAACAACGCCACCGGCGCGAACAACCGGTGGGAAGTCAACCTGGACATGTCCGGTGACGACCAGACCCAGATCGACCGGTTGATCACCCAGCTGGCCTGGTCGCTGGGCGACCTGCGGGGCGAGCTGGAGCTGAAGGTTCGCAACAACTCGCAGCCCGTGCAGGATCTGCAAGCGCGCCGGGACTCCGAGCCGCTCTACCCGATCAGAGAGGACCCGCAGCGGTTCGGCGTCTACGAGGGCGCCATCCGCCCGCTCGACTTCGCCGGCGAGCCCAGCGGCGACGTGCCGTTGTCGGCCGAGGTCAACCGCAACATCGTGTCCGCGGGCCTCGCGCGGGCCGAGGGCCGGATCCTCGCAGCGATGGTGGTCGCCGCCGGCAGGGATCGGCAGCGACTCGCGGTGGGCACCGGCCCCGGGCTCAAACGGAGCGGGGACGACTACGCCTCGATCAGCCGCCCGGTCTGGCTGCGCACCGTCGACGCCCGACCGGGCCGGGGCCTGGTGGTGGCCGATGGCCGGCTCTACCGCTTCGACGAGGACGCCGGGATGTACCAGGTGCCGCTCAACCTCCCCACCCCCGAGGTCACAGCGGTGGCCGCATCGCTGGACGGCCAGCGGGTCGCGTTGATCGCCGGCGGCCGGCTCTACGTCGCGGCGGTCAACCTGGACGGCGGCGGGGTCTCCATCGGCCCGCCCCGGGCACTCGTCACCTCGCTGACCGGCCTCAGCGCAGTGGACTGGAACGGCGAGGACAGCCTGGTGGCGGCCGGGTCGGCCGGTCAGCCGGCGATTTACGGGATCAGCGTGGACGGAGCCCTGGAGACGCCGCTGAAGACCGACGTGGGTGCCAAGGTCAACCACCTGACGGCGCCCCCGGAGGTGCTGTCGCCCAGCGGGGGGTACATGTACGAGGCGAACGGGGTGGCCTACCGCAGCAGTCCGTTCGAGCGGATCGAGGCCGCACGGGTCCGGGACGTCGCTCCACCGCCGGCCGGGCTCCGCCCGAGCAACCCGTCGGCCCCGTTCTTTCTCTACTGA
- the mtrB gene encoding MtrAB system histidine kinase MtrB, producing MSTSPPPHPQTTAARRPHAGWELWRALSGQAARTVARVHQTWRRSLQVRVVTITLVASSLLVGGFAYLIADKITTILLDSARTDVQQRVNSGAGYAAKQVSLYGQPQEAQLQETIEDTVNYLAGGDPEQISGVVVAITADGYPNVIQTRTAPAANVQPLISPELRAAVASGKVASQIRTGQLTGKSTKYLVYGSPVPTQFGQIELYYLVPLTRQDGTAADARATVVATGVALVILLGLLAALVTRLVVNPVRVAARTAQRLSAGLLDQRMVVNGEDDLALLAASFNQMATNLQRQILRLEEMSRLQRRFTSDVSHELRTPLTTVRMAADLIFAERDEFDPAVARSAELLQAELDRFEELLTDLLEISRFDAGFAMLDAEPTDLVPVVHRVVDRLAGLAERVGVPIELDLPSTPVIAEVDPRRVERVLRNLVGNAVEHGEARPVLITLGIDETAVAITVRDRGVGLKVGEEKLVFNRFWRADPSRARQTGGTGLGLSISLEDARLHGGWLEAWGAPGQGAQFRLTLPARAGDRLTTSPLRLVPADAALPFGGPRVGGPLAIGPGTGGTPASDPASAEDAQRAEVRS from the coding sequence GTGTCAACCTCCCCGCCCCCGCACCCTCAGACGACGGCTGCCCGCCGGCCCCACGCCGGCTGGGAGCTCTGGCGTGCGTTGAGCGGGCAGGCCGCCCGGACTGTGGCGCGGGTCCACCAGACCTGGCGCCGCTCGCTTCAGGTGCGGGTGGTGACCATCACGCTGGTCGCCTCCAGCCTGCTGGTCGGGGGTTTCGCGTACCTGATCGCTGACAAGATCACCACGATCCTGCTCGACAGCGCCCGCACCGACGTCCAGCAGCGCGTGAACAGCGGCGCCGGCTACGCGGCCAAGCAGGTCTCCCTGTACGGCCAGCCGCAGGAGGCGCAGCTCCAGGAGACGATCGAGGACACGGTCAACTACCTGGCCGGCGGCGACCCCGAGCAGATCAGTGGTGTGGTGGTGGCGATCACCGCCGACGGCTATCCGAACGTCATCCAGACCCGCACCGCGCCCGCGGCGAACGTCCAGCCATTGATCAGCCCGGAGCTGCGGGCCGCGGTCGCCAGCGGCAAGGTGGCCAGCCAGATCCGCACCGGCCAACTGACCGGAAAATCCACCAAATACCTGGTCTACGGCTCGCCGGTGCCCACCCAGTTCGGCCAGATCGAGCTCTACTACCTCGTGCCCCTGACCCGGCAGGACGGCACCGCCGCCGACGCCCGAGCCACAGTGGTGGCCACCGGGGTCGCCCTGGTGATCCTGCTCGGGCTGCTCGCGGCCCTGGTCACCCGGCTGGTGGTCAATCCGGTCCGGGTCGCCGCGCGGACGGCCCAGCGGCTCTCCGCCGGCCTGCTCGACCAGCGGATGGTGGTCAACGGCGAGGACGACCTCGCTCTGCTCGCCGCGTCGTTCAACCAGATGGCGACCAACCTGCAACGGCAGATCCTCCGCCTGGAGGAGATGTCCCGGTTGCAGCGCCGGTTCACGTCCGACGTCTCCCACGAGCTGCGTACCCCGTTGACCACGGTCCGGATGGCCGCCGACCTGATCTTCGCCGAGCGTGACGAGTTCGACCCGGCGGTGGCGCGCAGCGCCGAGCTGCTCCAGGCCGAGCTGGACCGGTTCGAGGAACTGCTCACCGACCTGCTGGAGATCAGCCGGTTCGACGCGGGCTTCGCCATGCTGGACGCCGAGCCGACCGACCTGGTGCCGGTGGTGCACCGGGTGGTCGACCGGCTCGCCGGCCTGGCCGAGCGGGTGGGCGTCCCGATCGAGCTGGACCTGCCGAGCACACCGGTGATCGCCGAGGTCGACCCGCGCCGGGTCGAGCGGGTGCTGCGCAACCTGGTCGGCAACGCCGTCGAGCACGGTGAGGCGCGGCCGGTGCTGATCACTCTCGGCATCGACGAGACCGCCGTGGCGATCACGGTCCGGGACCGTGGCGTGGGGCTCAAGGTGGGCGAGGAAAAGTTGGTGTTCAACAGGTTCTGGCGGGCGGACCCGTCCCGGGCCCGGCAGACCGGTGGCACCGGTCTGGGCCTGTCCATCAGCCTCGAGGACGCCCGGCTGCACGGCGGTTGGCTGGAGGCGTGGGGTGCGCCGGGGCAGGGCGCGCAGTTCCGGCTCACCCTGCCGGCCCGCGCGGGGGACCGGCTGACCACCTCGCCGCTGCGGCTGGTGCCCGCCGATGCCGCGCTGCCGTTCGGTGGCCCCCGCGTCGGCGGCCCGTTGGCCATCGGTCCCGGCACCGGCGGCACGCCGGCGAGCGACCCGGCGTCGGCCGAGGACGCCCAGCGTGCGGAGGTGCGATCGTGA
- the mtrA gene encoding MtrAB system response regulator MtrA, which produces MRARVLVVDDDPALAEMLGIVLRSEGFLPSFVADGERALAAFRDSRPDIVLLDLMLPGMSGIDVARSIRAESGVPIVMLTAKSDTVDVVLGLESGADDYVVKPFKPKELVARMRARLRRGEDVAPEMLTIGPTGNQITIDVPAHTVSRNGEEVKLTPLEFDLLVALARKPRQVFTREVLLEQVWGYRHAADTRLVNVHVQRLRAKIEPDPERPEIILTVRGVGYKAGTG; this is translated from the coding sequence ATGAGAGCCCGGGTACTGGTGGTCGACGACGACCCCGCGCTCGCCGAGATGCTCGGCATCGTGCTGCGTAGCGAGGGCTTCCTGCCCTCGTTCGTGGCCGACGGCGAGCGGGCGTTGGCGGCGTTCCGCGACAGTCGTCCCGATATCGTCCTGCTCGACCTGATGCTGCCCGGAATGAGCGGCATCGACGTGGCCCGGTCGATCCGAGCGGAGTCCGGCGTGCCGATCGTCATGCTGACCGCCAAGAGCGACACCGTCGACGTGGTGCTCGGCCTGGAGTCCGGCGCCGACGACTACGTGGTCAAGCCGTTCAAGCCCAAGGAGCTGGTCGCCCGGATGCGGGCCCGGCTGCGCCGGGGCGAGGACGTGGCGCCGGAGATGCTGACCATCGGGCCAACCGGCAACCAGATCACCATCGACGTGCCCGCGCACACGGTCAGCCGCAACGGCGAGGAGGTGAAGCTGACGCCGCTGGAGTTCGACCTGCTGGTCGCGCTCGCCCGCAAGCCGCGTCAGGTCTTCACCCGTGAGGTGCTGCTGGAGCAGGTCTGGGGCTACCGGCACGCGGCCGACACCCGGCTGGTCAACGTGCACGTACAGCGGCTCCGCGCCAAGATCGAGCCGGACCCGGAGCGGCCGGAAATCATCCTCACCGTGCGGGGCGTGGGCTATAAGGCGGGGACCGGATAA
- the efeB gene encoding iron uptake transporter deferrochelatase/peroxidase subunit: MSGSRLTRRRAITLAGAGVAGVAGVAAGAGALISGSRDPAAASDHPAQAVPFHGEHQAGIVTPAQDRLHFVAFDVITKDRGRLVELLQEWTAAAARMTAGRDAGVLGAVGGMPEAPPDDTGEALGLPPSQLTLTIGFGPTLFRDADGRDRFGIADRRPAALAELPKFPGDALQPQLSGGDLCVQACANDPQVAVHAIRNLARLGMGVVSVRWSQLGFGRTSSTSRDQATARNLFGFKDGTANLKAEETDLLRDQLWVQPGDGPDWMTGGSYLVTRKIRMLVETWDRTSLAEQEEIVGRTKGSGAPLGRTDEFDEPDFAARDADGQPLIAEHAHVTLAHPSRNNGAHLLRRGYNFVDGSDGLGRLDAGLFFIAYQRDPRRQFVPIQTRLARHDVMNEYLRHVSSGLFACPPGVRDGGDHWGRALFG, from the coding sequence ATGAGCGGGAGCAGGTTGACCCGGCGGCGAGCGATCACGCTCGCCGGTGCCGGGGTGGCCGGAGTCGCCGGGGTGGCGGCCGGCGCGGGCGCGCTGATCAGCGGCTCCCGTGACCCGGCCGCGGCCAGTGACCACCCGGCGCAGGCGGTGCCGTTCCACGGCGAGCACCAGGCCGGCATCGTCACCCCGGCCCAGGACCGGCTGCACTTCGTCGCCTTCGACGTGATCACCAAGGATCGCGGCCGGCTGGTCGAGCTGCTCCAGGAGTGGACGGCGGCCGCCGCGCGGATGACCGCCGGGCGGGACGCCGGGGTGCTCGGTGCGGTGGGTGGGATGCCGGAGGCCCCGCCGGACGACACCGGCGAAGCGCTCGGCCTGCCCCCCTCGCAGCTCACCCTGACCATCGGCTTCGGGCCGACGCTGTTCCGCGACGCCGACGGCCGGGACCGATTCGGCATCGCCGACCGGCGCCCGGCCGCCCTGGCCGAGCTGCCGAAGTTCCCCGGCGACGCGTTGCAGCCGCAGCTCTCCGGGGGCGACCTCTGTGTGCAGGCGTGCGCCAACGATCCCCAGGTGGCGGTGCACGCGATCCGCAACCTGGCGCGGCTCGGCATGGGTGTGGTGAGCGTCCGCTGGTCGCAGCTCGGCTTCGGCCGTACCTCGTCGACCTCCCGCGATCAGGCCACGGCGCGCAACCTGTTCGGTTTCAAGGACGGCACGGCCAACCTGAAGGCCGAGGAGACCGACCTGCTGCGCGACCAGCTGTGGGTGCAGCCGGGCGACGGGCCGGACTGGATGACCGGGGGCTCGTACCTGGTCACCCGCAAGATCCGGATGCTCGTGGAGACGTGGGACCGGACCTCGCTGGCCGAGCAGGAGGAGATCGTCGGCCGGACGAAGGGCAGCGGCGCCCCGCTGGGCCGCACCGACGAGTTCGACGAGCCGGATTTCGCCGCACGCGATGCCGACGGGCAGCCGTTGATCGCCGAGCACGCCCACGTCACGCTGGCCCACCCCAGCCGGAACAACGGCGCCCACCTGCTACGCCGCGGCTACAACTTCGTCGACGGCTCGGACGGCCTCGGCCGGCTCGACGCGGGTCTGTTCTTCATCGCCTACCAGCGGGATCCGCGCCGGCAGTTCGTGCCGATCCAGACCCGGTTGGCCCGGCACGACGTGATGAACGAATACCTCCGGCACGTCTCCAGCGGCCTGTTCGCCTGTCCGCCCGGCGTGCGCGACGGCGGCGACCACTGGGGGCGGGCGCTCTTCGGCTGA
- the efeO gene encoding iron uptake system protein EfeO → MRTTRFFALAAAGVLATTGVAACSDSEKGDAAEAGGPIVVKATDTACEVGTTDLGAGTATFKITNSGAKVTEFYVYASGDRVMGEVENIAPGLSRELHVELPAGTYETACKPGMSGKGIRGALKVSGSAEPLTADAALAGATDNYQRYVKSQTAALLEKTEEFVAAVKAGDVAKAKALFPVARTYWERIEPVAEIFGDLDPKIDGREEVIEEGMEFTGFHRIEKDLWQSGDISKDGPIADRLLVDVKEIVAKANAEKLSPLQLANGAKELLDEVASGKITGEEDRYSHTDLWDFAANLEGSKAAVSALRPALEQRSPELVKQLDTEFTNVEALLGEHRDGDGWKLHTALSKAELKALSDGINALAEPISKVAAVVAR, encoded by the coding sequence ATGCGTACCACCCGATTCTTCGCGCTGGCCGCTGCCGGCGTGCTGGCGACGACAGGTGTCGCCGCGTGCTCCGACTCCGAGAAGGGTGACGCGGCCGAGGCCGGCGGCCCGATCGTGGTCAAGGCCACCGACACCGCCTGTGAGGTCGGCACCACCGACCTCGGCGCCGGCACCGCCACCTTCAAGATCACTAACTCGGGCGCGAAGGTGACCGAGTTCTACGTGTACGCCTCCGGCGACCGGGTGATGGGCGAGGTCGAGAACATCGCCCCCGGGCTGAGCCGCGAGCTGCACGTGGAGCTGCCGGCCGGCACGTACGAGACGGCCTGCAAGCCGGGGATGAGCGGCAAGGGCATCCGCGGCGCGCTCAAGGTCAGCGGGTCCGCCGAGCCGCTGACCGCCGACGCCGCGCTGGCCGGCGCGACCGACAACTACCAGCGCTACGTCAAGAGCCAGACCGCCGCGCTGCTGGAGAAGACCGAGGAGTTCGTCGCAGCGGTCAAGGCCGGCGACGTGGCGAAGGCCAAGGCGCTCTTCCCGGTGGCCCGCACCTACTGGGAGCGGATCGAGCCGGTGGCCGAGATCTTCGGTGACCTCGACCCCAAGATCGACGGCCGCGAGGAGGTCATCGAGGAGGGGATGGAGTTCACCGGCTTCCACCGGATCGAGAAGGACCTCTGGCAGTCCGGCGACATCAGCAAGGACGGCCCGATCGCCGACCGCCTGCTGGTCGACGTCAAGGAGATCGTGGCCAAGGCCAACGCGGAGAAGCTCTCCCCGCTCCAGCTCGCCAACGGGGCCAAGGAACTGCTCGACGAGGTGGCCAGCGGCAAGATCACCGGCGAGGAGGACCGTTACTCGCACACCGACCTGTGGGACTTCGCCGCCAACCTGGAAGGTTCCAAGGCTGCCGTGTCCGCCCTCCGCCCGGCGCTGGAGCAGCGCTCGCCGGAGCTGGTCAAGCAGCTGGACACCGAGTTCACAAACGTCGAGGCGCTGCTCGGCGAGCACCGCGACGGCGACGGGTGGAAGCTGCACACCGCGTTGAGCAAGGCCGAGCTCAAGGCGCTCTCCGACGGCATCAACGCCCTCGCCGAGCCGATCAGCAAGGTCGCCGCAGTCGTCGCCCGGTGA
- the efeU gene encoding iron uptake transporter permease EfeU translates to MFATYLIGLREGLEATLVVSILVAFLVKSQRRDRLPQVWAGVALAVALSVLFGWLIEYTSSSLLARSEDRELFEAITSVAAVVFVTWMIFWMRRAARTIAGELRGKLTEALAVGSLAVAGMAFLAVIREGLETALIFYSAAQGAAGDSGPLLALIGGIATAVALGVLLYASALRINLGKFFTWTGALLILVAAGILKYGVHDFQEAGVLPGLNDLAFDITTALDPSTWYAALLAGMFNVTPAPTVLETIAWIGYAVPVLLLFLRPTRRTPAPVAAPAGPEAETAPTTGATTTTVPERGADTGTGAEAASTPQRA, encoded by the coding sequence ATGTTCGCCACCTACCTGATCGGCCTGCGGGAGGGCCTGGAAGCGACCCTGGTGGTCAGCATCCTCGTCGCCTTCCTGGTGAAGTCGCAGCGCCGGGACCGGTTGCCCCAGGTGTGGGCGGGCGTCGCCCTGGCAGTGGCCCTCTCGGTGCTCTTCGGCTGGCTGATCGAGTACACCTCGAGTTCGCTGCTGGCCCGTTCCGAGGACCGCGAGCTGTTCGAGGCGATCACCTCCGTCGCCGCAGTGGTCTTCGTCACCTGGATGATCTTCTGGATGCGGCGGGCCGCCCGCACCATCGCCGGCGAGCTGCGCGGCAAGCTCACCGAGGCGCTGGCCGTCGGGTCCCTCGCGGTCGCCGGGATGGCCTTCCTCGCGGTGATCCGGGAGGGCCTGGAGACCGCGCTGATCTTCTACTCCGCCGCCCAGGGCGCGGCCGGCGACAGCGGACCGCTGCTCGCGCTGATCGGCGGCATCGCCACGGCCGTGGCGCTCGGCGTGCTGCTCTACGCCAGCGCCCTGCGAATCAACCTCGGCAAGTTCTTCACCTGGACCGGGGCGCTGCTGATCCTGGTAGCCGCCGGCATCCTCAAGTACGGCGTGCACGACTTCCAGGAGGCCGGGGTCCTGCCCGGCCTGAACGACCTGGCCTTCGACATCACCACCGCGCTCGACCCCAGCACCTGGTACGCCGCGCTGCTCGCCGGAATGTTCAACGTGACCCCCGCGCCCACCGTGCTGGAGACGATCGCCTGGATCGGGTACGCCGTACCGGTCCTCCTGCTCTTCCTGCGCCCGACCCGCCGTACGCCGGCACCCGTCGCGGCGCCGGCCGGCCCCGAGGCCGAGACGGCGCCGACGACCGGCGCGACCACCACCACCGTTCCCGAGCGCGGGGCCGACACCGGCACCGGGGCCGAGGCGGCGTCCACGCCGCAGCGTGCCTGA